TGTCCAAATTAATcactaatttatttaagtatagGAGTGGCTTAGAAAGATACTAAAGATGTATTATATGGAGTTACTTAACCCTATACTTGAAACatgattatataaatattaaataaaaatatcaaatattaataacataaatataaaataattattaaaggagtataaataataaatttgtgtcTTGTATCTAAGTTTATAGATAAAATAGAAGTGATTAgattatctataaataaaaaatattttaataatttaaaattgaacaaaTTGAGACAAGTATGAAGACAAGTATAGTATGGTATGCGGTCAGTTTAATTATCTTTATCAAAATCACAATGGTTTAGAATATTGAGAGGGAGTGTTCATTTGTTATCTAAATACaccaaattaataaattcacaaattttataaattaagaaaaatagattgatattttttacaaattttataaaatccttTATATTGTACACTAACAAACTTAAcccaataaatttttttaaaagaacatttaaTGATCAAAAAAGCAATTAGGCCCATAATAAACAGATTAACGGTAGTTAGTTAGAGCCCAAAAACAAGCGTTGTAATAACGCTAGGTCGTAGTATTTAACTCCTACACCTGCCCTTACCTACACAAAACCCATTCTTTCACGTTTTTCTCTCCTCACCCAACCCAAGGCCCAAATCAACTCCCTCCAAAGTCCAAACTACGAACGCTGTCTCTCTTTCTATCACTCTGCAAACTTTTCTGAGAGAAAATCCAGCGAGAAAATTTGCAAATGTCCAATTTCCTATCGAACACTAATCCGAACCCGAACAAGTCCTTCGAGGTACATGAAATTCCACTCCCATTTAGGAGAAACAGGTTGTTATGTTGTGCAGTGTGCGAGTTTTCATGGTTTCTTGGTGAATTTTGCAGGTGAATCAGCCTCCCACTGATTCTGTCTCCAGTCTCAGTTTCAGTCCCAAAGCCAACTTCCTCGTAGCCACTTCTTGGGACAATCAGGTCTTTCTTTCTCACTCATTTCCCTGTCTTTTTAAGCTTCATTGTGAAACATCTCACTTGGAGAGGCTTATTAGCAACCTTTTGCAGGTTCGTTGCTGGGAGGTAGCAAAGAATGGAGTAAATGTCGCCACTGTCCCCAAGGCTTCTATAACGCACGATCATCCAGTAAGCTCTTTTAGTTTTAGTTATCACCTTATCTTTCATTCATGACTCCTTACTATTTATGCGTGTGTCTGCatgtatgtatttatttttatgaattactATTCTGGTACATGTGTGAGGTTAATTTGGTAGGACTCGGAGTATCATGGGTATAATAATTAAGGTATTTTAGGATATAGGGGTTTCACAATGATGCCTGCCTGCTTAAAATGAAGTCTAAAATGAAGTATATTGATGAATGGCGAGGCCTTGTATGGTTGCTTATTTTTCATGGTAAGGTATGGTTCTTGCAAACAGTCCTCTATGGACACTAGTTAAGGAATCGATAGAAGCCTTGTTGGACTTGCATCATAGCATTTGGAATTGTCTGGGAGGTTCTTGCAAACAATCCCTCTATGGGCACTAGTGAAGGAATCGATAGAAGCCCTTCAGTGCCCTAAGGTGTGACGGGTTGCATTAGTCGTACAATATTCATATGTATGTTATGCATGTTTTTGAGTCTCAAGATTTCTTGGCACATTTCCTTAGACGAGGAACCACAAGtagaaaatttattgtttaggaATTAAGAACATATTTAAGCATATATTAATAGTTCTTGACAATTGAATCTTTAGACAATAGGTTTTCACGATCTTTCTTCTCTGCCTTTTCCTTAAACAGCAGTAGTTTACTAGTCTATGAAGtcataaattcatcattttatttCCTTGCAAAGGTTTTGTGCTCTACATGGAAAGATGATGGCACAACTGTATTCTCTGGTGGATGTGATAAGCAAGTGAAGATGTGGCCTCTATTATCCGGAGGCCAACCAATGACTATTGCCATGCATGACGCACCCATCAAAGAAGTTGCTTGGATTCCTGAAATGAATCTCTTAGCCACAGGAAGCTGGGACAGGACTTTGAAGTATTGCACTAGCATTTGCTACCTTTACAgcaatttgtttttatattataactttaGTAATTAGAGTGTATGAAAATCATCTCATAATGTCAACGTTAAATCTAGAATATTTTAGAGCATcgtattttttttgaatttataatttaggGATATCAGTGTTTTGTCTTTTACAATGAAATCTCTTCTTCCTTGTTTATACCCAATCAGCTCTTCGGGCTGGTTTTTGTCACACACATCAGGTGATGTGTATTATCTTTATATAGCACGCTATtgcatattatattttagtattttgtaGTACTGCTGATATCTATCGCATCTTTCTGATTAAGTATGTTATGAAGCTTGCAATTTTGCTTGATTTGATTCTTCTGTCCTCTCCTTGCACATGACTCTTTTGGCTGCTTTCAGATACTGGGATACAAGGCAGTCAAATCCTGTGCACACACAGCAACTCCCAGAGCGCTGCTATGCTATGACAGTGAGACATCCTCTGATGGTTGTTGGCACTGCTGATAGAAATCTTGTAGTTTACAACTTGCAAAATCCCCAGGTAATACTTTCAGTCTAATTTAGCGAATCTCAACTTGATGGCATTATGCATTATTAGTGTTACCTTTCAGTTGTGTATTCACTTATTATATCACGACCATTTTATCTCAAGATTTCACGATAAAAAGGggttgtttctttttattgctTAATTAGACaataaagatattaaatttattaagggTGAGGAGCAGAAACTAGGAGTTAGATAAGAATAACAAATCATCTactagaaagagaagaaacatCCCAATTTCTGGGCCAGAAATTCAATGTATATTCGCTCAGGTACTCCGAATGATTGTTTGGAGCCAGAGGTTTCAAATAGTAAAAAGGAAGGAATGAGTTTTCCTTCTAAGTACGATAGGCATCCTCAAGCCACTAACATAATATCCAGAAAAAATTATTTGGTTCACGGTTTATTTAGACATCTCATTTGAAATCATACTGGGCAAAAGTAGGACAACCTATTTGCAGAAGATTAGTCTCGAGTAGTTTTACTGGGGCTTCAGTCATTCGAGTCacacatttaataatttgtaGCCCAACATACTTTTGCCCAGGCATCAGGCAATCCTCACTTATCTTTTACTTAGCTGAACTTTAGTCTCAAGTACTTCCTCGCCTGTTAGGACCATGAACAGAAGTTTAGTCTTAAGTACTTCCAACCCAACATCAAGCATTTTGGAAGGAACTTGGGTAATTTGTGGTGCCTAAGTCCCTAATTGAGTAGCATGCGATGGGATGCTCGGTGTAGTTTTTCCAGCTTAATAAATAGCTTGAGGGGGGAATCCCCAAGTGTTTGGGTATTTATCCACTAGTATCAAAGCCTAGTTGTGAGTGTTTTGTAAATGGCTACCAACAAGGGGTTCTGACTGGTGTAGTATGGGATGCTCGTGGACTATTTGAGTGTTGGCTCCCTTAATAGCTAACTTTTGAGGGTGGTTTTCGCAAGGGCATAAGTACTTTTCACATTTCTAACATTCTAACAAACGAATAGCCACAATTTGGCTCCAAATATGcaattattttctctcttctgcTGTGTGCTTCATTGTAGGACAATcaattaactatatatataatgcgTTTGATTTGATGTTCAACACTGTTAAACGTCTATTCAGCTCAACTATTCAAGATCCATAGATTGCTTTCAATGTGTACTGGAATGTGTGTAGATGTAAAATGAATGGACGTTAGTTGTGCTTCAGTCACCTGATGGGCTTGGCAACATCGTACTATTTCCACAGATATCTGTACTGATTGCCTAATTGAATTCTAGTTTGTTGACCATTTGCTTGTGAGCATTTTATATGTTTCGGTTAGATCAATGTGTTGATATATGATGTATTTATTCAAACTATTCATCCTGTggattattctttttttttttagctttcATTTCTGTTTTTGCTAGTGTCCCCTACCTTTGACCATTGTTCATTTGCTACAGGTTGAGTTTAAGAGAATTGTTTCACCCTTAAAGTATCAAACAAGGTGCCTTTCAGCATTCCCTGATCAACAAGGTTTCTTGGTATGCATCATTCTCCACTTGGTTTAGATATTTATTCCTTTTTGCATTTGAGTAATCTTATTCTTCTGTAACCAATTTTTTGGTTGCTtgtatttatctatttttacaTCGAGTCATAAATCTGATAGAATACTCTAGCAGAAGGGGAAGTACTCTCCACTTTCTGGTccttttccttaatttttttacaccaaCTTATGTTTGTTTTCATAACTTAtccaaaatacacaaaatatcTTTTCCCCCATTCTCATTTCAGTCTAATTATCAATTTATAAGTTGCATGTctagtttgattaattttgggATGTTGAAACTGACATACTTGCTTCAGGTTGGATCAATAGAAGGAAGAGTTGGGGTGCATCATTTGGATGACAGTCAGCAGGGTAAAAACTTCACTTTTAAATGCCACAGAGAGGGGAATGAAATATACTCGGTCAACTCTTTAAACTTCCATCCTGTAAGATTTATGTTCCACCTGTGCCTTACTATAATGATTTAACTAGTATTAATTTGTTGGACTGCTATCTTTGAATTTCAATTAGGTCATTGCACTTTTTACAACGAAtgattggtgttaaaatattccTGGTTGTGATTTGCTTATTGTTTGTTTTAGTAATGTTATTATCATTCTTTATCATTAAGAATGAAGCAGCTAAAAGAAACATTCTCTCCATCTTAAAGTTTGTGCTCGGTTACTCTTGCAACCTTACTACTTTGAATGGTCTctttaaatattacaattatgtATTTAGTAATAGTATTTAACACACATTGTtactttctccttttctttaaCCAATTTGAAGTATTGAGCTACATGTGTAAATATATTGCTTAGTAGATCCGAGTTTATTAAATAGTTATTGCTATGCTGATTTAAGGAAATCTATTTTTGTTTcgaaatgatgaaaaaaaaaacacatgagATTTCTGAATTcattgaaaatgttattttcaatatatgagCTCTCATGAAATGAAACACATTAACAGTACCTGTCAAAAttctatatt
Above is a genomic segment from Vigna radiata var. radiata cultivar VC1973A chromosome 10, Vradiata_ver6, whole genome shotgun sequence containing:
- the LOC106774483 gene encoding protein RAE1, producing MSNFLSNTNPNPNKSFEVNQPPTDSVSSLSFSPKANFLVATSWDNQVRCWEVAKNGVNVATVPKASITHDHPVLCSTWKDDGTTVFSGGCDKQVKMWPLLSGGQPMTIAMHDAPIKEVAWIPEMNLLATGSWDRTLKYWDTRQSNPVHTQQLPERCYAMTVRHPLMVVGTADRNLVVYNLQNPQVEFKRIVSPLKYQTRCLSAFPDQQGFLVGSIEGRVGVHHLDDSQQGKNFTFKCHREGNEIYSVNSLNFHPVHHTFATAGSDGAFNFWDKDSKQRLKAMLRCNQPIPCSTFNSDGSIFAYSVCYDWSKGAENSNPTTAKTYIFLHLPQESEVKGKPRIGATGRK